cacgcctgcTGCCTTGGCTAACGGAACGTGAAACTGAAacgtgtgtgtttcaggctgCAGAGCCCCTGACAACGACGTGTTATTTCACCTGGCGACGGTGTACTCCAAAAGCCACGCCTCCATGCACCTGGCGTCGGAGTGCAGCAGCTTCCCGGGGGGCGTCACCAACGGCCACTCTTGGTACGCGTTGAAAGGTCAGTGTGTTCTCGTTGATCCAATCGGGCCAGGCGATCGTTTAAAGGAGATTCCGGAGCCGAACCCTCGGCGGCAGGAAAGTCCGGATGAGCCGGTCGGGGGGAACGGCGAACCCAGGTCAGCGTTGATCTCGTGGTTCCGGCTGGAATGAGGGCGGGCGCCTTCTCCAGTCGAAGGAAGGCTGGTTCCCTAGGAAACGCCGTCAGCCGACTGACACTCGGGCGTGGCCCGGGCCTGTGTCCTCAGGTGGGATGGAGGACTACAACTACGTGTGGGCTCAGTGCCTGGAGGTGACCCTGGAGGTTTCCTGCTGCAAGTTTCCTCCGGTTGAGGACCTTCCTCACCTGTGGGAGGACAACAAGAGGGCCCTGCTGGCCTACATCGAGCAGACCCACCTGGGTCAGTACCGCTCCGTCGCCTCTGGGGGGCAACAGAAGACTGGACCGGGGGCAACGCGAATAccatctctgtttgtgtgtccaggGGTCAAAGGTCTCGTGTTCAATGCCTCTGGAGCTCCGGTTGCCGACGCAGTGGTGGAGGTCGAAGGTCGTCATAATCCGTACCCATTCAAGTCCAACCAGCATGGAGAATACTACAGACTGCTGCTGCCTGGAAGCTACAACTTcacagtaaacaacaaacacacggcCCCTAGTGACCCCTAGTGGTAGAAACACACGACCTCTAGTGACCCCTAGTGGTAGAAACACACGACCCCTGGTGGTAGAAACACATGACCTCTAGTGACCCCTAGTGGTAGAAACACACGACCCCTAGTGGTAGAAACACACGGCCCCTAGTGGTAGAAACACACGACCCCTAGTGGTAGAAACACACGACCTCTAGTGACCCCTAGTGGTAGAAACGCACGGCCCCTAGTGGTAAAAACACACGGCCCCTAGTGGTAGAAACACAGGACCCCTAGTGAACCCTAGTGGTAGAAACACACGGCCCCTAGTGAGCCCCAGTGGTAGAAACACACGGCCCCTAGTGACCCCTAGTGGTAGAAACACACGACCTCTAGTGACCCCTAGTGGTAGAAACACATGACCCCTAGTGGTAGAAACACATGACCCCTAGTGACCCCTAGTGGTAGAAACACACTGCCCCTAGTGGTAGAAACACACTGCCCCTAGTGGTAGAAACACACGGCCCCTAGTGGTAGAAACACACGACCCCTAGTGGTAGAAACACACGACCTCTAGTGACCCCTAGTGGTAGAAACGCACGGCCAATAATGGTAGAAACGCACGGCCCCTAGTGGTAAAAACACACGGCCCCTAGTGGTAGAAACACACGACCCCTAGTGGTAGAAACACACGACCTCTAGTGGCCCCTAgtggcagacacacacctgaTTAGCTGGACACTCACCGGCTGCCGCTCTGACCTCTTACCTGTGATTGACAGGTGACGTATCCTGGTCACAAGGTTTTGACAGAGACCCTGAACATCCCTGACCTTCGTCATGAATACTCGGCCATGAAACACCATTTCAGTTTGCAACTCCTAAACACGAAGAGTGCCAGCGGCCGGGAGCGTCTGGGTAACGGTGGAGCCAGCGCCGGGCCCACGTGGGCGGGGCTCGGCATGGGGCTCTACCTGGCCGTGGCGGCAtggtctctgattggctgacgcaGCCAGACGCCACCTGGGAGAAATGTTTCTGGAGGCTTCTGAGCCGCGACATTGTTGCGTTTATCACTTgtttcggttctgctttcacactgatttctCGAGCGaaccgaactttctgagcagcgtcacGAGGCTGAAAGTAAGAAGGGatcagttttcttttctgtttttatttaataacttAATGTATTTTAATACTTTTGTGGTTTAATGAATGTTTCAGGTTAGTATCCAATGAGGTTGGCATTTATTCTACCAATATTTGCTAGATGCTAATAAGCTGTTACTTTGCCAAAACGTGACTGGCTGCCATCAAGCCCCTGCCGGGCCCCCAACGGGCCCCCACCCGGTATCGTGTTGTTGGTACTGCTGGCTACTTTCCTCCAcacggttcttcacctcctttccacattctctccatcactctgcactgttgacctcGACTTTCTTTACGTCTAATTAAAGAACAGAATTACATAAAAACCTCTTAATGGGTGGTTTTAATCTTCTATTTGACCAATAGGAGCATCCGTACTCGTAGCAccgatcagccaatcagctttaaGAGTCGGCGGCGAGTTAAAATAGTTTATTATGATCATATGACTAAGTGTGGAACAGTTTGTCGAGCTCGGTTCACATTCATCCGGGTTCGGCTTCACAGTTTATGCATCCACCAGTCGGCTTTAAAAcctcttcgtcttcgtctccgtctccgtctccaccGGGGGATGGGCGCAGAGGAAGAAGACGGGAAGCGGCTGCAGCTCAGTCCGATCCTTCCTGGTTCTCCAAGATCGGATCTGAGGGCACAAAGTAAAATCAGACGGCCGCGTCAGCAGACacacctgcagggggcggggctggacCAACAAGAAGACAGGTAAAAAGAACTACGGTTCAATAAACGTCTCTTTAATCGAGTGTTACCTGTCGCTGTGTTTTACCTGTCAGCGTGCTGCTGATGTTGGGAGGAGACGCAATTAGCACGGCGCTAGCAGATGATATCCCAGAATGCACCACAGGTGCCTCGGGCGGGGGACTCAGTTCCTGACAGAGATGAACCAGAAATAATCAATCATTCAAACTAATTGattagaagggttagggttggaaTGCAGcgcttttcaaattaaaagcatcaCATGTTCATACTTTGTCACCGAACTGATCTGTCATTGGCTCCTGAGTTTCTGTGACAACGCTCCCCGAACATTCCAGGAGACGAGCGGCTTCGAGGTGGTTgtcctggctccgcccctccgTCTCCACAACCAGCTGCGATTGGGCAAGCGGGtctgaggaggcggagtctgaaGTGACTGTCTGGATGATGACGCCGTCACCGGAGCAGAGTGCGTCCGTCTGCGGAGGGgaacgcaggaggaggagttacctgctgaacaaacaaacatggccgACTGCAGACGCTTCGGGGAACTGACCGACAGGCTGTGAAAGATGATGTGTTCGTGTgacgagggggaggagcctgtcgTCAGGGTAACTGTGCTGCTATTGGCTAAGCTGAGCGGGAGGCCCTGATGGGGCGTGGTCTGGATGTAGTAGGTCCCCGGGGTGCCGGTGGGCTGCAGGTGGAAGGACTGGAGAGGAACGCCACGGTCAAggatgctaaatgctaacgggGGGGTTAGCATTGTGAAACGATCTGAGCTCACAGGCAGGATCTCGAAGGTCTGCAGAGCGCCGGGGTTCAGGGTGATGGTCTCGGCGTCGCCGGCCGCCGTGGGCGAGTCTGAAGCTGCCAGAGAAACGGGACAGACGTGAACGGAAACGCCGTCGTCATCAGCGTAGAGCGTCGCCCCGCCCACCAGCCAGGCTCACCCAGGTGCGTGATCTGCAGCGGGATCTGCAGGGCGGCTACCgaggtggaggcggggcttccgCCACTCTCTTCAAATCGGGTGAGCCGGATCTGcaccgaggaggaggcgggacttcctgGTCCAGACGAGGGCTGCGaggccagcagctcctggagccCGTTCAGGAGGACTGAAGAGGCACGAAGACGATTTAATAACGGCCCAAAGACGGGGTCGGCGAGGAGCCGCGTCTTTACCGCTGAAGGGGATCTCCTTGTGATTGGCTACTTGTCTCTTGATGCTCCACCACTTAGATCGCAGCCACTGAGGCGACCTGACGCTGCTCCACCCACCGGCTAGCTCCTCCCACCTGATTTCATTCTCATCTTTCACTTCCAGCTCAGAGATCCTGCAACACGTGAGCACAGGTTGATGTGGttctcacgcacgcacacacacacgcacacacacacacgcgcgcgcacacacacgcacatgcgcacacacacacacacgcacgcgcgcacacacacgcacacacacgcacctgaGGATGAGGTTGAGGTCGTCCTCCTTCATCCACTCCGTTCCTCCGCTGTGTTTCCAGTTCAGGTAGTTCAACCACTTTGACCGGCACTGCTTCTCTGAGCGCGAGCGAACCTGATCGGCGACCGTCGCCCAGGAAACGCCTCCCGTAACCGCCGACCCCGGCGTGACGCCCGCCATCTCGTACACCACCTCGGCCAGACGCCGCTCTTCGTCCTCGCTCCATTTACCTGTTAGCACAAACCGACGGGATCGTTTCCGGGCTCCACGGGTTCCAGCTGCTGCCCTGAGTGTCGTCTGTCAGGCTAACCCGTGTTGCAGGTGTCCTTCATCAGCCGGCAGCGGTCCTTCACGGAGGAGGCGCTGCGACCCAGAGCGGCGCCGATCGTCGCCCAGTCGTTGCCGTGTTTCTGCCTCAGCCTGGAAACGAGCCGGACGATTTGAGTCGGACCGTTTCGAACTGCGAGACGGACGTTTTTTTCTACTCACGCTTTCAGCCTGTCGATCTCCTCCGGCGCGTACCTGGGACGAAGCAGACGCCGTTTA
This portion of the Brachionichthys hirsutus isolate HB-005 chromosome 22, CSIRO-AGI_Bhir_v1, whole genome shotgun sequence genome encodes:
- the cpm gene encoding carboxypeptidase M; translated protein: MSPLLLLLLSSLLLLLTSSLPLDFRYHDNREIAALLHYFNDSYQNITHLYSIGQSVKGQELWVLALGRVPDCHTVGIPEFKYVANMHGNEVLGRVLMLQLIQHLLRGYRGNDAQAMKILDSTRVHIMPTMNPDGFDNASDDCWGVQGRYNAKEVDLNRNFSDLFEKEPGEDKWAAAAEVAAVISWLKTETFVLSANLHGGALVASYPYDNGGCRAPDNDVLFHLATVYSKSHASMHLASECSSFPGGVTNGHSWYALKGGMEDYNYVWAQCLEVTLEVSCCKFPPVEDLPHLWEDNKRALLAYIEQTHLGVKGLVFNASGAPVADAVVEVEGRHNPYPFKSNQHGEYYRLLLPGSYNFTVTYPGHKVLTETLNIPDLRHEYSAMKHHFSLQLLNTKSASGRERLGNGGASAGPTWAGLGMGLYLAVAAWSLIG
- the dmtf1 gene encoding cyclin-D-binding Myb-like transcription factor 1, with the translated sequence MSLAAEEDKDSVIESIKSVTLTQDEDGSLVLHCSPKVEDSEPLQKKPRLSADQPEDSAPPQSETPFTWLSKRDEGLEVTITAGGDLSEGGVAQIQILQEDEAEDGAEDGAEDPPSPGQKTQVSPVSQAWFTTKEDKDTLAHKGHRWKQGMWSKEEIDLLISNIDRYVKGRGLDDPAEVIFEMSKEERKDFYRSVALGLNRPLFAVYRRVLRMYDNRNHVGKYAPEEIDRLKALRQKHGNDWATIGAALGRSASSVKDRCRLMKDTCNTGKWSEDEERRLAEVVYEMAGVTPGSAVTGGVSWATVADQVRSRSEKQCRSKWLNYLNWKHSGGTEWMKEDDLNLILRISELEVKDENEIRWEELAGGWSSVRSPQWLRSKWWSIKRQVANHKEIPFSVLLNGLQELLASQPSSGPGSPASSSVQIRLTRFEESGGSPASTSVAALQIPLQITHLASDSPTAAGDAETITLNPGALQTFEILPSFHLQPTGTPGTYYIQTTPHQGLPLSLANSSTVTLTTGSSPSSHEHIIFHSLSTDALCSGDGVIIQTVTSDSASSDPLAQSQLVVETEGRSQDNHLEAARLLECSGSVVTETQEPMTDQFGDKELSPPPEAPVVHSGISSASAVLIASPPNISSTLTDPILENQEGSD